A stretch of Oreochromis aureus strain Israel breed Guangdong linkage group 11, ZZ_aureus, whole genome shotgun sequence DNA encodes these proteins:
- the LOC116309498 gene encoding trypsin-2-like, producing MIGLIVFMILGTAAAVPLDDKIVGGYECAAHSQPWQVSLNEGYHFCGGVLLNDQWVISAAHCWKIPSTHVAIVGEHTIWYTEGTEQYMSIDAIYTHESFDYFTLDYDIMLMKLKYPVTLNEYVKPIALPKACPTPGDMCTASGWGQTFPGQEFSYELHCVEVPILSDIDCENSYPGRITESMMCAGYLDGGKDACQGDSGGPLVCNGELQGIISWGVGCAEPNLPGVYTKVCSLVSWINDTISRYS from the exons ATGATTGGTCTGATTGTTTTCATGATCCTGGGCACTGCAG CTGCAGTCCCTTTGGATGACAAGATTGTGGGGGGTTACGAGTGTGCAGCTCATTCTCAACCCTGGCAAGTATCCCTCAATGAGGGCTACCACTTTTGCGGCGGTGTTCTCCTTAACGACCAGTGGGTCATTTCTGCTGCCCACTGCTGGAAAAT ACCTTCTACCCATGTTGCCATTGTGGGTGAACATACAATCTGGTATACTGAGGGCACAGAGCAGTATATGTCAATTGACGCCATCTACACACATGAGAGTTTTGATTACTTTACCCTAGACTATGACATCATGCTGATGAAACTGAAATACCCTGTTACTTTGAACGAGTACGTCAAGCCTATTGCTTTACCCAAAGCCTGTCCCACACCCGGGGATATGTGCACAGCGTCTGGATGGGGGCAGACATTCCCTGGTCAAG AATTTTCATATGAGCTACACTGTGTAGAAGTCCCAATCCTGTCTGACATCGACTGTGAGAACTCCTACCCTGGTAGGATTACTGAGAGCATGATGTGTGCTGGATACCTGGACGGGGGCAAGGATGCTTGTCag GGTGACTCTGGTGGCCCTCTGGTGTGTAATGGGGAGCTGCAGGGAATTATCTCTTGGGGCGTGGGCTGTGCTGAGCCTAACCTTCCAGGTGTCTACACCAAAGTCTGCTCTCTGGTTTCCTGGATCAATGACACTATTTCCCGATACAGCTAG